A stretch of Usitatibacter palustris DNA encodes these proteins:
- a CDS encoding MraY family glycosyltransferase: protein MSATWVIAVVGPALVAIMAIAILRRTALAERISDRPNARSLHSTPTPRLGGLGMAVAVLPVAMACADSLTGTLLVCAAALVLVSFADDLRSLPILVRLSAHFAAAAVAVWTIAPAIPVALAALAVIAIVWCANLYNFMDGADGLAGGMTAIGFGALAWAAHGAGAESLALVCGAIACAAAGFLVFNFPPARVFMGDAGSVPLGFLAGAFGLYGWSIAAWPAWFAAVVFAPFIADATVTIARRALRRERIWEAHRSHYYQRLVLSGWSPRRLALSAWALMLACALAAAVALRAGEMVQCAIILGLLVAFAIAFVAIDVRLARGRVSNNNNSHRMP, encoded by the coding sequence ATGAGCGCCACCTGGGTCATCGCCGTCGTGGGGCCCGCGCTGGTCGCCATCATGGCGATCGCGATCCTTCGCCGCACGGCGCTCGCGGAACGCATTTCCGACCGGCCCAACGCGCGCTCCCTGCACTCGACGCCGACGCCGCGCCTCGGCGGGCTGGGCATGGCCGTCGCCGTGCTCCCCGTCGCGATGGCTTGCGCCGACAGCCTGACCGGAACGCTCCTGGTCTGCGCCGCGGCGCTGGTCCTCGTGTCATTCGCCGATGACCTTCGCAGCCTCCCCATCCTTGTGAGGCTCTCCGCGCATTTCGCCGCGGCCGCCGTAGCCGTGTGGACCATCGCGCCCGCGATACCGGTCGCCCTGGCGGCACTCGCCGTGATCGCGATCGTGTGGTGCGCGAACCTCTACAACTTCATGGACGGGGCCGACGGCCTCGCGGGCGGCATGACCGCCATCGGCTTCGGTGCGCTCGCGTGGGCCGCGCACGGCGCGGGCGCTGAATCGCTGGCGCTGGTTTGCGGCGCCATCGCCTGCGCTGCCGCCGGATTCCTCGTCTTCAACTTTCCGCCCGCGCGCGTCTTCATGGGGGATGCGGGTTCGGTGCCGCTGGGCTTTCTCGCCGGCGCCTTCGGCCTGTACGGCTGGTCCATCGCGGCCTGGCCCGCGTGGTTTGCCGCAGTCGTCTTCGCGCCATTCATCGCCGATGCCACGGTCACGATCGCGCGGCGCGCACTGCGGCGAGAGCGCATCTGGGAAGCCCATCGCAGCCACTACTACCAGCGGCTGGTCCTTTCGGGATGGAGTCCGCGGCGTCTCGCCCTCTCGGCGTGGGCGCTCATGCTCGCGTGCGCGCTGGCCGCGGCAGTCGCGCTTCGCGCAGGCGAAATGGTGCAGTGCGCTATAATTCTTGGCCTGTTGGTGGCCTTCGCAATCGCGTTCGTGGCCATCGATGTCCGATTGGCGCGCGGTCGCGTGAGCAACAACAACAACTCTCACAGGATGCCGTGA
- a CDS encoding NAD-dependent epimerase/dehydratase family protein, whose protein sequence is MPTQLPFRSVLTGASGFVGRRLGVAAGSTPERLKLSGDDWQARLAAVAWRDAVVFHLAARVHEPGNEDLAVFERDNTEKTRALAQAAGQGGARRLVFVSTIKVNGEDSSAGPFRSDDAAKPAGAYATSKWRAELALAEVARATGLEVAVVRAPLVMGPGAAGNLAALMALADSPWPLPFASIENGRAMIDVDDLVRLLLTCAAHPAAPGRTWLCAGPRPVSTPALVSALRAALRRPRRLFRMPAGSLVTLASLGGQGERMRRLVESLEVDDAATSRDLGWRAQIALEASAAKMAQHWRAR, encoded by the coding sequence ATGCCCACGCAACTTCCCTTCCGCAGCGTGCTCACCGGTGCCTCGGGCTTCGTGGGCCGCAGGCTCGGCGTTGCCGCGGGGTCTACTCCTGAACGCCTGAAGCTCTCCGGGGACGATTGGCAGGCGAGGCTTGCCGCTGTCGCCTGGCGCGATGCCGTCGTCTTCCATCTCGCGGCGCGCGTGCATGAACCCGGCAACGAGGACCTCGCCGTTTTCGAGCGCGACAACACCGAGAAGACACGCGCGCTGGCGCAGGCCGCGGGCCAGGGAGGCGCGCGCCGCCTGGTGTTCGTGAGCACGATCAAGGTGAACGGTGAGGACTCTTCCGCAGGGCCGTTCCGGTCCGACGATGCAGCGAAACCTGCGGGCGCTTATGCGACGTCCAAGTGGCGTGCAGAGCTCGCCCTGGCGGAAGTCGCGCGCGCCACCGGCCTGGAGGTCGCCGTGGTTCGTGCGCCGCTCGTGATGGGTCCGGGTGCCGCGGGCAACCTGGCCGCGCTGATGGCGCTTGCCGACTCGCCCTGGCCCCTCCCTTTCGCATCGATCGAGAACGGTCGCGCGATGATCGATGTCGATGATCTTGTGCGCCTCCTTCTCACCTGCGCGGCCCACCCGGCTGCGCCGGGCCGGACCTGGCTTTGCGCCGGACCGCGGCCCGTCTCCACGCCCGCGCTCGTCAGCGCGTTGCGTGCGGCCCTCCGGCGTCCGCGTCGCCTGTTCCGCATGCCTGCAGGTTCACTGGTTACCCTTGCATCCCTGGGTGGGCAGGGCGAACGCATGCGGCGGCTCGTCGAATCGCTCGAGGTCGATGACGCGGCCACGAGCCGTGACCTCGGCTGGCGTGCCCAGATCGCGCTGGAGGCCTCGGCCGCGAAGATGGCGCAGCACTGGAGGGCGAGATGA
- the gltB gene encoding glutamate synthase large subunit, whose amino-acid sequence MGQRAGLPPKQGLYDPRHERDACGVGFVAHIKGKKSHDIVEKGLTILNNLTHRGATGADPLHGDGAGVLIQIPDAFFREEMARQGVKLPKAGAYGVGMVFLPRNPAARDACIREIERAIANEGQQLLGWRDVPISTASLGPTALATMPVIRQVFVGAGRKQLDRDAFERKLYIIRKSLGHAIRALGLANAGDFYVPSFSHRTIVYKGMLLAHQVGEFYTDLHDKRFTSALCLAHQRFSTNTFPTWDLAHPFRFIAHNGEINTLQGNLNWIRSRQATIHSKLLGEDLDKIWPLIYDGQSDSASFDNALELLLMGGYPIAHAMMLMIPEAWAGNPLMDARRRAFYEYHAALMEPWDGPAAVAFTDGKFIGATLDRNGLRPARYFITDDDLIVMSSEMGVLDIPQEKIVRKWRLQPGKMLLVDIEHGRIVSDEELKRDLAAQRPYQDWLDRTQIRLEDIPMPEDIPTPDTDKLLDRQQAFGYTQEDLKLLLTPMATAGEEALGSMGDDTPVAVLSDRARPLYSYFRQLFAQVTNPPIDPIREQLVMSLVSFIGPRPNLLSPDSTEPVMRLEVSQPILTFEDMEKLRRADEFTNGHFKSEVLSMCYPAEWGTEGMEPALARMCADAEDAVKKGVNIIILTDRELAETKIAIPALLGTAAVHHHLVRAGLRTRCGLVVETGSAREVHHFACLAGFGAEAIHPNLAFATLLDIKDALPQKVDDKELVKRYIKAIGKGLLKVMSKMGISTYQSYCGAQIFEAVGLNTKFIDKYFTGTSTAVEGIGLAEVATETVRLHTLAYSDAPLYASQLDAGGDYAYRIRGEAHMWTPDTIAKLQHATRANNFATYKEYSKLINDQTQKLMTLRGLFRILESDKPVPLEEVEPAKDIVKRFATGAMSLGSISHEAHSTLAIAMNRMGGKSNTGEGGEDPTRYIPLANGDSMRSAIKQVAAGRFGVTAEYLVNADDLQIKMAQGAKPGEGGQLPGHKVSKYIAKVRHTVPGVGLISPPPHHDIYSIEDLAQLIHDLKNVNPAARVSVKLVSEIGVGTVAAGVAKAKADHVTISGHDGGTGASPLSSVKYAGSPWEIGLAETQQTLVLNKLRSRISVQADGQMKTGRDVVIGALLGADEFGFATAPLVVEGCIMMRKCHLNTCPVGVATQDPELIKKFTGKPEHVINYFFFVAEEVREHMAKLGFRSFAEMVGRADRLDLAPGINHWKAKGLDFSKLFHRPDVGPEVGIHQTEKQNHGLDKALDHELMAKAKAALDSKKPVQFESRIQNRNRTVGAMLSGEVARRYGHAGLPDDSIHVKFKGTAGQTFGGWLAHGITFELEGDGNDYVGKGLSGGRVIVYPPKECPIIPEENIIIGNTVMYGAITGEAYFRGVAGERFCVRNSGATAVVEGVGDHGCEYMTGGTVVVLGKAGRNFAAGMSGGIAYVLDEEGDFAQRCNLSMVELEPIPEEDHAAIESGGNGELETHGKVSIDHMGGHDDATLKALIQRHLLFTGSERARRVLENWTAYLPKFVKVMPIEYKRALAEMSAEQAKRGQPLTSNEVRAND is encoded by the coding sequence ATGGGCCAGAGAGCCGGCTTGCCGCCGAAACAGGGTCTCTACGACCCGCGCCACGAGCGCGATGCCTGCGGCGTGGGCTTTGTCGCGCACATCAAGGGCAAGAAGTCGCACGACATCGTGGAAAAGGGCCTCACGATCCTGAACAACCTCACGCACCGCGGTGCGACGGGTGCGGATCCGCTGCATGGGGACGGCGCGGGTGTACTGATCCAGATTCCGGATGCCTTTTTCCGCGAGGAAATGGCCAGGCAAGGCGTGAAGCTGCCCAAGGCCGGCGCGTACGGCGTGGGCATGGTGTTCCTGCCGCGCAATCCCGCGGCGCGCGATGCGTGCATTCGCGAAATCGAGCGCGCGATCGCCAATGAAGGCCAGCAGTTGCTCGGGTGGCGCGACGTACCCATCTCCACCGCAAGCCTCGGCCCCACCGCGCTCGCCACGATGCCCGTGATCCGCCAGGTGTTCGTGGGTGCGGGCCGCAAGCAGCTCGATCGCGACGCCTTCGAACGCAAGCTCTACATCATTCGCAAGTCGCTCGGCCACGCGATCCGCGCGCTGGGCCTCGCGAACGCGGGCGATTTCTACGTGCCGTCGTTCTCGCACCGCACGATCGTCTACAAGGGGATGCTGCTCGCTCACCAGGTGGGCGAGTTCTACACGGATCTCCACGACAAGCGCTTCACCTCGGCGCTGTGCCTTGCGCACCAGCGCTTCTCGACGAACACGTTCCCGACGTGGGACCTCGCGCATCCGTTCCGCTTCATCGCGCACAACGGCGAGATCAACACGCTCCAGGGCAACCTCAACTGGATCCGTTCGCGCCAGGCGACGATCCACTCGAAGCTGCTCGGCGAGGACCTCGACAAGATCTGGCCGCTGATCTACGACGGCCAGTCGGACTCCGCGTCGTTCGACAACGCGCTCGAGCTGCTGCTCATGGGCGGCTATCCGATCGCGCACGCGATGATGCTGATGATTCCCGAGGCGTGGGCGGGCAACCCGCTGATGGATGCGCGCCGCCGCGCGTTCTACGAGTACCACGCGGCGTTGATGGAGCCGTGGGACGGCCCTGCCGCGGTGGCATTCACCGACGGCAAGTTCATCGGCGCCACGCTCGACCGCAACGGCCTTCGCCCCGCGCGCTACTTCATCACCGACGACGACCTCATCGTCATGTCGTCGGAAATGGGCGTGCTCGACATCCCGCAGGAAAAGATCGTCCGCAAGTGGCGCCTGCAGCCGGGCAAGATGCTGCTCGTCGACATCGAGCACGGCCGCATCGTCTCCGACGAGGAGCTCAAGCGCGACCTCGCCGCGCAGCGCCCGTACCAGGACTGGCTCGACCGCACGCAGATCCGGCTCGAGGACATTCCGATGCCGGAAGACATCCCAACGCCGGATACCGACAAGCTTCTCGACCGCCAGCAGGCCTTCGGCTACACGCAGGAAGACCTGAAGCTGCTCCTCACGCCGATGGCCACCGCCGGCGAAGAGGCGCTGGGCTCGATGGGCGATGACACGCCCGTCGCGGTCCTTTCGGATCGCGCGCGCCCGCTCTACAGCTACTTCCGCCAACTCTTCGCGCAGGTGACGAACCCGCCGATCGATCCGATCCGCGAGCAACTCGTGATGTCGCTCGTGTCGTTCATCGGCCCGCGCCCCAACCTGCTCTCGCCCGATTCCACCGAGCCGGTGATGCGCCTGGAGGTCTCGCAGCCCATCCTCACGTTCGAGGACATGGAGAAGCTGCGCCGTGCCGACGAGTTCACCAACGGCCACTTCAAGAGCGAAGTGCTCTCGATGTGCTATCCGGCCGAGTGGGGAACCGAAGGCATGGAGCCCGCGCTCGCGCGCATGTGCGCCGATGCCGAGGACGCCGTGAAGAAGGGCGTCAACATCATCATCCTCACCGACCGCGAACTGGCCGAGACGAAGATCGCGATTCCCGCGCTCCTCGGCACCGCCGCAGTCCATCACCACCTCGTGCGCGCGGGCCTGCGCACGCGTTGCGGCCTCGTCGTGGAAACCGGTTCGGCGCGCGAGGTGCACCACTTCGCCTGCCTCGCGGGCTTCGGCGCGGAAGCGATCCACCCGAACCTCGCGTTCGCCACGCTTCTCGACATCAAGGACGCGCTCCCGCAGAAGGTCGACGACAAGGAGCTGGTCAAGCGCTACATCAAGGCGATCGGCAAGGGGCTGCTGAAGGTGATGTCCAAGATGGGCATCTCCACGTACCAGTCGTACTGCGGCGCGCAGATCTTCGAGGCCGTGGGCCTCAACACGAAATTCATCGACAAGTACTTCACGGGCACCTCGACGGCCGTCGAGGGCATCGGCCTCGCGGAAGTCGCCACGGAAACCGTGCGACTGCACACGCTCGCCTATTCGGACGCGCCGCTCTACGCGAGCCAGCTCGATGCCGGCGGCGACTACGCCTACCGCATCCGCGGCGAAGCGCACATGTGGACGCCCGACACGATCGCGAAGCTCCAGCACGCCACGCGCGCGAACAACTTCGCGACGTACAAGGAGTACTCGAAGCTCATCAACGACCAGACGCAGAAGTTGATGACCCTGCGCGGGCTCTTCCGGATCCTTGAATCCGACAAGCCCGTGCCGCTCGAGGAAGTCGAGCCGGCCAAGGACATCGTGAAGCGCTTCGCCACCGGCGCCATGTCGCTGGGCTCCATTTCGCACGAAGCGCACTCCACGCTCGCCATCGCGATGAATCGCATGGGCGGCAAGTCGAACACCGGCGAAGGCGGCGAGGATCCGACGCGCTACATCCCGCTCGCCAACGGCGATTCCATGCGCTCGGCGATCAAGCAGGTGGCCGCGGGCCGCTTCGGCGTCACGGCCGAGTACCTCGTGAACGCCGACGACCTGCAGATCAAGATGGCGCAGGGCGCGAAGCCCGGCGAAGGCGGCCAGCTTCCCGGCCACAAGGTCTCGAAGTACATCGCGAAGGTCCGCCACACGGTGCCCGGCGTGGGCCTCATCTCGCCGCCGCCGCACCACGACATCTATTCGATCGAGGATCTCGCGCAACTCATCCACGACCTCAAGAACGTGAACCCGGCCGCGCGCGTCTCGGTGAAGCTGGTCTCCGAGATTGGCGTGGGCACGGTGGCCGCGGGCGTTGCCAAGGCCAAGGCCGACCACGTCACGATCTCGGGCCACGACGGCGGCACGGGCGCCTCGCCGCTCTCTTCGGTGAAGTACGCCGGCAGCCCGTGGGAAATCGGGCTCGCGGAAACCCAGCAGACGCTGGTGCTCAACAAGCTGCGCAGCCGCATCAGCGTGCAGGCCGACGGCCAGATGAAGACCGGCCGCGACGTCGTGATCGGCGCGCTCCTGGGTGCGGACGAGTTCGGCTTCGCCACGGCGCCGCTCGTGGTCGAAGGCTGCATCATGATGAGGAAGTGCCACCTGAACACGTGCCCGGTCGGCGTGGCCACGCAGGATCCGGAGCTCATCAAGAAATTCACGGGCAAGCCCGAGCACGTCATCAACTACTTCTTCTTCGTCGCCGAGGAAGTGCGCGAGCACATGGCGAAGCTCGGCTTCCGCTCGTTCGCCGAGATGGTCGGCCGCGCCGATCGCCTCGATCTGGCGCCCGGCATCAACCACTGGAAGGCGAAGGGCCTGGATTTCAGCAAGCTCTTCCACCGCCCGGACGTCGGCCCCGAGGTCGGGATCCACCAGACCGAGAAGCAGAACCACGGCCTCGACAAGGCGCTCGACCACGAGCTTATGGCGAAAGCAAAGGCCGCGCTCGATTCGAAGAAGCCGGTGCAGTTCGAGAGCCGCATCCAGAACCGCAACCGCACCGTGGGCGCGATGCTCTCGGGCGAGGTCGCGCGCCGCTACGGCCACGCGGGCCTTCCCGACGACTCGATCCACGTGAAGTTCAAGGGCACCGCGGGGCAGACCTTCGGCGGCTGGCTCGCGCACGGCATCACCTTCGAACTCGAGGGTGACGGCAACGACTACGTCGGCAAGGGCCTCTCGGGCGGGCGCGTCATCGTCTATCCGCCCAAGGAATGCCCGATCATTCCCGAGGAGAACATCATCATCGGCAACACGGTGATGTACGGCGCGATCACGGGCGAAGCTTATTTCCGCGGTGTGGCCGGCGAGCGTTTCTGCGTTCGCAATTCAGGTGCCACCGCGGTCGTCGAAGGCGTGGGCGACCACGGCTGCGAATACATGACGGGCGGCACCGTCGTCGTGCTCGGCAAGGCGGGACGCAACTTTGCCGCCGGCATGTCGGGCGGCATCGCGTACGTGCTCGACGAAGAAGGCGATTTCGCGCAGCGCTGCAACCTGTCGATGGTCGAGCTCGAGCCCATCCCCGAGGAAGACCACGCGGCGATCGAATCGGGCGGCAACGGCGAGCTCGAGACCCACGGCAAGGTGAGCATCGACCACATGGGCGGCCACGACGACGCGACGCTGAAAGCCCTCATCCAGCGCCACCTGCTCTTCACGGGCAGCGAGCGGGCGCGGCGCGTCCTCGAAAACTGGACGGCGTACCTGCCGAAGTTCGTGAAGGTGATGCCGATCGAATACAAGCGGGCCCTGGCGGAGATGTCCGCGGAGCAAGCCAAGCGCGGGCAACCGCTTACCTCCAACGAAGTCAGGGCGAACGACTGA
- a CDS encoding glutamate synthase subunit beta translates to MGKITGFMEIARKDRGYAPVTERVKVYKEFVRPLGDLEMSQQGARCMDCGIPFCQTGCPVNNIIPDWNDLVYRGNWREALEILHSTNNFPEFTGRVCPAPCEAACVLNINNDPVAIKSIEQAIVDKGWAEGWIGPQLAAVKTGKKVAVVGSGPAGMSCAQQLARAGHAVTLFEKADRIGGLLRYGIPDFKMEKTLIDKRCEQMAAEGVTFAVNSHVGVNLPAAKLLADFDAVVLTGGSEKPRDLPVPGRELSGVHFAMDFLPLQNKKVAGDKVANQILATGKHVIVIGGGDTGSDCIGTSIRQGAKSVMNFELLPQPPDQEDKPLTWPYWPMKLRTSSSHEEGAQRDFAVTTKSLQGKNGKIESLTACKVEWVKDAKGAMSMKEVPGSEFTLPADLVLLAMGYVHPVHEGMITELGVAKDARGNVKATTDGAGCYATSVPKVFAAGDMRRGQSLVVWAIREGRQAAREVDAFLMGASDLPR, encoded by the coding sequence ATGGGCAAGATCACCGGCTTCATGGAAATCGCGCGCAAGGACCGGGGATACGCGCCGGTCACGGAGCGCGTGAAGGTCTACAAGGAATTCGTCCGGCCGCTGGGCGACCTGGAGATGAGCCAGCAGGGCGCGCGCTGCATGGACTGCGGCATTCCCTTCTGCCAGACGGGCTGCCCGGTCAACAACATCATTCCGGACTGGAACGACCTCGTGTATCGCGGCAACTGGCGCGAGGCGCTCGAGATCCTGCACTCCACGAACAACTTCCCCGAGTTCACGGGCCGCGTGTGCCCGGCGCCGTGCGAAGCGGCGTGCGTGCTCAACATCAACAACGACCCGGTGGCGATCAAGTCGATCGAACAGGCGATCGTCGACAAGGGCTGGGCCGAAGGCTGGATCGGGCCGCAGCTCGCCGCGGTGAAGACCGGCAAGAAGGTCGCGGTCGTCGGCTCCGGGCCCGCGGGCATGTCGTGCGCCCAGCAGCTCGCGCGCGCCGGCCACGCGGTCACGCTGTTCGAGAAGGCCGACCGCATCGGGGGCCTGCTTCGCTACGGCATTCCCGACTTCAAGATGGAGAAGACCCTCATCGACAAGCGCTGCGAGCAAATGGCGGCCGAGGGCGTCACCTTCGCCGTCAACTCGCACGTCGGCGTGAACCTCCCCGCCGCGAAGCTCCTCGCCGATTTCGATGCGGTGGTGCTCACCGGCGGCTCCGAGAAGCCGCGCGATCTCCCCGTGCCCGGCCGCGAGCTCTCCGGCGTGCACTTCGCGATGGACTTCCTCCCGCTGCAGAACAAGAAGGTCGCGGGCGACAAGGTCGCGAACCAGATCCTCGCCACCGGCAAGCACGTGATCGTGATCGGCGGCGGTGACACCGGCAGCGACTGCATCGGCACCTCGATCCGCCAGGGCGCCAAGTCGGTCATGAACTTCGAGCTACTCCCGCAGCCGCCCGATCAAGAAGACAAGCCGCTCACGTGGCCCTACTGGCCGATGAAGCTGCGCACGTCCTCGTCGCACGAGGAAGGCGCGCAACGCGATTTCGCGGTCACCACCAAATCGCTCCAGGGCAAGAACGGCAAGATCGAGAGCCTCACCGCCTGCAAGGTCGAATGGGTGAAGGACGCGAAGGGCGCGATGAGCATGAAGGAAGTCCCCGGCTCGGAGTTCACGCTGCCCGCCGACCTCGTGCTGCTCGCGATGGGCTACGTCCATCCCGTGCACGAAGGCATGATCACGGAGCTCGGCGTCGCGAAGGACGCGCGCGGCAACGTGAAGGCCACCACCGATGGCGCGGGCTGCTACGCCACGTCGGTCCCGAAGGTGTTCGCGGCGGGCGACATGCGCCGCGGCCAGTCGCTCGTGGTCTGGGCCATTCGCGAGGGCCGCCAGGCCGCGCGCGAGGTCGACGCCTTCCTCATGGGCGCCTCCGACCTGCCCCGCTAG
- a CDS encoding alpha/beta hydrolase — protein sequence MLKSLALTAAAGYLGVAGLLWFAQESLLFHPQPLYGKPRPPPGWILEEVRFTTQDGTKLAGVLLKPATSGPHPLLISYGGNAEELTASAPAADQFGARAMLLVNYRGYGESEGKPGEAALLGDAIELYDWAAKRTDIDASRIAVHGRSLGTGVAVHVAAKRSVKCVVLTSAYDSIREVAKAHYPWFPIGLLIKHPFDSAALAPKLMMPALFVYGSADTIIGPAHSEKLASLWGGPAEKVLLKGRGHNDLELDPAYMPAITRFLDRHL from the coding sequence GTGCTCAAGTCCCTCGCGCTCACGGCCGCCGCGGGCTACCTCGGCGTCGCCGGCCTGCTCTGGTTCGCGCAGGAGAGCCTTCTCTTCCATCCGCAGCCCCTGTACGGCAAGCCACGCCCTCCTCCCGGCTGGATCCTCGAGGAGGTGCGCTTCACCACCCAGGACGGCACGAAGCTCGCGGGCGTCCTGCTCAAGCCGGCGACGTCGGGCCCGCATCCCCTGTTGATCTCGTATGGCGGCAACGCGGAGGAGCTCACGGCCTCCGCACCGGCGGCCGATCAGTTCGGCGCGCGCGCGATGCTACTCGTGAACTACCGCGGTTATGGCGAGAGCGAAGGCAAGCCCGGCGAGGCGGCCCTGCTCGGCGACGCGATCGAGCTCTACGACTGGGCCGCGAAGCGCACGGACATCGACGCGTCGCGCATCGCCGTGCACGGCCGCAGCCTCGGCACGGGCGTGGCGGTCCATGTGGCGGCCAAGCGAAGCGTGAAGTGCGTGGTGCTCACCTCGGCCTACGACAGCATTCGCGAAGTGGCGAAAGCGCACTACCCGTGGTTCCCGATCGGCCTGCTGATCAAGCACCCGTTCGATTCGGCAGCGCTCGCACCGAAGCTCATGATGCCCGCGTTGTTCGTCTACGGCAGTGCCGACACCATCATCGGCCCCGCGCATTCCGAAAAGCTCGCGTCGCTCTGGGGAGGCCCCGCGGAAAAGGTCCTGCTCAAAGGCCGCGGCCACAACGACCTCGAGCTCGATCCCGCGTACATGCCGGCGATCACGCGGTTCCTCGACCGGCATCTGTAA
- the hemE gene encoding uroporphyrinogen decarboxylase: MTALMNDTFLRALLRQPTPYTPIWIMRQAGRYLPEYNATRKKAGSFLKLAQTPELACEVTLQPLARFPLDAAIIFSDILTVPDAMGLGLYFADGEGPKFERPARTEADIAKLADPDLEKLRYVFDAISLTRRELAGKVPLIGFSGSPFTLACYMIEGGGSDDFRLVKSMLYARPDLLHRMLEVNARAVTAYLNAQIDAGAQAVMIFDTWGGTLSHAAYEEFSLAYSRKILAGLTREPEGRVIPRILFTKGGGQWLEAMADSGADALGVDWTTDIGRARERVGNRVALQGNMDPMALFGSPASIQAEAKRILGRFGKGPGHVFNLGHGISQHTPPEHVAALVEAVHAASPGVASR; the protein is encoded by the coding sequence ATGACAGCGCTTATGAATGACACTTTCCTCCGCGCCTTGCTGCGCCAGCCCACGCCGTACACGCCGATCTGGATCATGCGGCAGGCGGGGCGCTACCTCCCGGAGTACAACGCCACGCGAAAGAAGGCGGGGAGCTTCCTCAAGCTCGCCCAGACGCCTGAACTCGCCTGCGAAGTCACGCTCCAGCCGCTCGCGCGTTTTCCGCTCGATGCGGCGATCATCTTCTCCGACATCCTCACCGTGCCCGATGCGATGGGGCTCGGCCTCTACTTCGCCGATGGCGAGGGGCCGAAGTTCGAGCGGCCCGCGCGCACCGAAGCCGACATCGCGAAGCTCGCCGACCCCGATCTCGAGAAGCTGCGCTATGTCTTCGACGCGATCTCGCTCACGCGCCGCGAACTCGCGGGCAAGGTCCCGTTGATCGGTTTCTCGGGCAGCCCGTTCACGCTCGCGTGCTACATGATCGAAGGCGGCGGCAGCGACGACTTCCGTCTCGTGAAGTCGATGCTCTACGCGCGGCCCGATCTGCTCCATCGCATGCTCGAAGTGAATGCGCGCGCCGTCACCGCCTATCTCAACGCGCAGATCGATGCGGGCGCGCAGGCGGTGATGATCTTCGACACGTGGGGCGGAACGCTTTCGCACGCGGCGTACGAAGAGTTCTCGCTCGCCTACTCGCGCAAGATCCTCGCGGGCCTCACGCGCGAGCCCGAGGGCCGCGTGATCCCGCGGATCCTCTTCACCAAGGGCGGCGGCCAATGGCTCGAGGCGATGGCCGATAGCGGCGCCGACGCGCTGGGCGTCGATTGGACGACCGACATCGGCCGCGCACGCGAACGCGTGGGTAACCGCGTCGCCCTGCAGGGCAACATGGATCCGATGGCGCTCTTCGGCTCCCCGGCCTCCATCCAGGCCGAGGCGAAGCGCATTCTCGGGCGCTTCGGAAAAGGCCCCGGCCACGTTTTCAACCTGGGCCACGGCATCTCGCAGCACACGCCTCCAGAGCACGTTGCAGCCCTCGTGGAAGCGGTGCACGCCGCCTCCCCGGGCGTCGCTTCGCGATAG